The genomic region GACGATGTCGTCATTCTGACCAAGTGCTGCCACATGAATGCCGACCGGGAACGGGTGACGCCCTACGATATATCGTCGGACCTGCACGATTCCCTGGCCCGGCTGCGAACCAACTACATCGATTTCTACCTCCTGCACCGGGATGATATCCGGGTGCCGGTCGGACCGATCGTGGATCGGCTCAATCACTATATCGGCACGGGCAATCTGGGCGTGGTCGGCGGCTCCAACTGGACCCACGACCGGATCGAGCGGGCTAACCTGTACGCCGCGACCAGCGGCCAGCAGCCCTTCACGGTGAGCAGTCCGAATTTCAGTCTGGCCGAGCAGTCCGAACCGCCGTGGAGGGGATGTATCAGCATCAGCGGGAATGACGGCGCTGCCGCGCGCTCCTGGTACCAGGAAAACCAGATGCCACTCTTCACCTGGTCCAGCATCGCCAATGGATTCTTCTCCGGTCGGGTGAACCGGGGGAACTATGAATCCTTGGTCGAGCAGGGTTTGTTTGACGAGAGCGCGGTTCGGGCCTACTGCACAGACGACAACTTCGAACGGCTGGACCGTGTCGGTCAACTGGCGGAGGAAAAGGATTTGTCCATCCCCCAGGTCGCCCTGGCCTACGTGCTCGGCCAGTCCCTGAACATCTACGCCCTGGTAGGCGCCCGGAACGGGGAAGAGATCAGGTCCAACCTGCAGGCACTGCAGGCATCCCTTTCGGAGGACGAAATGGCCTGGCTGAACCTGCAGCGATCGGAACGTCCCTGACCCGTTGAACGTATGCATGACCTGTGAGGTAAAACGATGAAACACGCGGCCATAGTAGTCATTTCGCTGGTCCTTGTGATCGGCGGTCTTTCGTATTTACCGGGTCATC from Gemmatimonadota bacterium harbors:
- a CDS encoding aldo/keto reductase; translation: MEYGRIENVDKPVSRLVQGTIMLSTAEEEYSFDLLDQVYDAGINTFDSGHLYGGGDCERVLGRWIEERDLRDDVVILTKCCHMNADRERVTPYDISSDLHDSLARLRTNYIDFYLLHRDDIRVPVGPIVDRLNHYIGTGNLGVVGGSNWTHDRIERANLYAATSGQQPFTVSSPNFSLAEQSEPPWRGCISISGNDGAAARSWYQENQMPLFTWSSIANGFFSGRVNRGNYESLVEQGLFDESAVRAYCTDDNFERLDRVGQLAEEKDLSIPQVALAYVLGQSLNIYALVGARNGEEIRSNLQALQASLSEDEMAWLNLQRSERP